One Niabella beijingensis DNA window includes the following coding sequences:
- a CDS encoding FecR family protein, with translation MEYNINEIKSLMIARLNNSIDPDDDLFLQQLIEQQKDIGKLWDELRQFFQKEESQQFLRNINTEAEWEQLQQRIRTRKKSALVRWLPYTAAAAILLFIFVKFVFVSTPHPDRSGQTAGTRASKKILMEFDNGETVNLSDQKNGRVTASGTALDIRENGLQISGGASQQWSKITVPPGLDYQVRLPDNTTVWLNAASSLRFPVKFEAGLREIEIEGEAYLEVAKDAARPFVVHTGGATIQVLGTEFNVNSYHPGSLRVALVTGKVSLRSPKETLELKPGFEATLSNGSGFRIAAFDERQVLSWMKGRYIFSNLPVSEIADILQRCYDIPVAFDNNTVKDKRFTGLIDKKKPITVFLDNLASTGDLGYYFQGSTLHFK, from the coding sequence ATGGAATATAACATCAACGAAATAAAAAGCCTGATGATAGCGCGGCTGAACAACAGCATCGATCCGGATGATGATCTATTCCTGCAGCAACTGATCGAGCAGCAAAAGGATATCGGTAAATTATGGGATGAGCTCCGGCAGTTCTTTCAAAAAGAAGAAAGCCAGCAATTTCTCCGCAACATCAATACGGAAGCGGAATGGGAACAGCTTCAGCAGCGGATCAGGACCAGGAAAAAATCTGCCCTGGTGCGGTGGCTGCCTTATACCGCCGCCGCTGCTATTCTGCTTTTTATTTTTGTAAAATTTGTGTTTGTCAGCACCCCGCATCCGGACAGATCCGGACAGACAGCCGGCACACGGGCATCAAAAAAGATCCTGATGGAGTTCGACAATGGCGAAACCGTGAATCTTTCCGATCAGAAGAACGGCAGGGTTACTGCCAGCGGAACAGCACTGGATATCCGGGAGAACGGGCTGCAGATCAGTGGTGGGGCTTCGCAGCAATGGAGTAAAATAACCGTCCCCCCGGGACTCGACTACCAGGTAAGATTACCGGATAATACAACGGTATGGCTGAACGCAGCCAGTTCCCTGCGTTTTCCGGTAAAGTTCGAAGCCGGCCTGCGGGAAATAGAAATTGAAGGAGAAGCATATCTCGAAGTAGCCAAAGATGCCGCAAGACCGTTCGTAGTGCATACCGGCGGCGCCACGATACAGGTGCTGGGCACCGAATTCAATGTTAACAGCTATCACCCCGGCAGCCTGCGGGTAGCGCTGGTAACGGGAAAGGTCAGTTTACGTTCACCAAAAGAGACCCTGGAGCTGAAGCCCGGGTTTGAAGCCACGCTTTCCAACGGCTCCGGGTTCCGGATTGCAGCATTCGATGAGCGCCAGGTACTTTCCTGGATGAAAGGCCGGTATATTTTTTCCAACCTTCCCGTTTCAGAAATTGCGGACATCCTGCAACGCTGTTATGATATCCCGGTTGCTTTTGATAACAACACGGTAAAAGACAAACGGTTTACCGGACTTATCGATAAAAAAAAGCCCATCACCGTTTTTCTTGACAACCTTGCTTCCACCGGGGACCTGGGCTATTATTTCCAGGGCAGCACACTGCATTTTAAATGA
- a CDS encoding sigma-70 family RNA polymerase sigma factor encodes MNRKEIFNEIFALHYRTMVMEAYYLLKNEQDAKDVVQEVFVDLWDRYDLSQIQSIRSYLSKAVHNRCLNVIKAGKSHQEKFFEYVFHAKTTGQPDLQEKEYLALEEDRLRSLKKVIATLPPKTATIFDLYYIQRKSRKQVASELGISINTVKTALIRALKQLRKKIR; translated from the coding sequence GTGAACAGGAAAGAAATATTCAATGAAATATTCGCCCTTCATTACCGCACAATGGTAATGGAAGCATATTACCTGCTGAAAAATGAACAGGATGCAAAGGACGTAGTGCAGGAAGTATTTGTGGATCTGTGGGACCGGTACGATCTTTCACAGATCCAGTCGATAAGGTCTTACCTCAGCAAGGCCGTGCACAACCGCTGCCTCAACGTTATAAAGGCAGGTAAATCGCACCAGGAAAAATTTTTCGAATACGTATTCCACGCAAAAACAACAGGTCAGCCCGATTTACAGGAAAAGGAATACCTGGCCCTGGAGGAAGACCGCCTGCGTTCCTTAAAAAAGGTCATTGCCACGCTGCCGCCTAAAACGGCGACGATCTTTGACCTGTATTATATCCAGAGAAAAAGCCGGAAACAGGTAGCCTCAGAATTGGGGATAAGCATCAATACAGTAAAAACAGCATTAATAAGGGCATTAAAACAATTGAGAAAAAAAATACGCTGA